A section of the Primulina eburnea isolate SZY01 chromosome 1, ASM2296580v1, whole genome shotgun sequence genome encodes:
- the LOC140808316 gene encoding mavicyanin-like has protein sequence MAATVYDVGDSAGWTIIGNVDYNQWSSSKIFKVDDTLIFNYDPQYHNVLQVSRSDFHSCDATSPIAAYSTGNDSIPIRTSGHYFYICGFVGHCQAGQKVDIRVPRPIQPTGTPNESPDGGPQALSALGPAPIGRRMPGPFMNSGKSILLDFGR, from the exons ATGGCTGCGACTGTTTACGATGTCGGCGATTCCGCTGGGTGGACCATTATCGGCAACGTGGATTACAATCAATGGTCTTCTTCCAAGATTTTCAAAGTTGACGACACTCTCA TTTTCAATTACGATCCTCAATATCACAACGTCCTGCAAGTGAGCCGCTCGGACTTCCACTCCTGCGACGCCACTTCACCGATCGCCGCCTATTCCACCGGGAACGATTCCATTCCCATCCGGACGTCCGGCCATTACTTCTATATCTGTGGATTTGTGGGCCATTGCCAAGCGGGTCAGAAGGTTGATATAAGGGTGCCCCGGCCAATTCAGCCCACTGGAACTCCAAACGAAAGCCCAGATGGAGGCCCACAGGCATTATCTGCTCTAGGGCCTGCTCCCATTGGGAGGCGAATGCCAGGCCCATTCATGAATAGTGGAAAGTCCATTTTACTCGACTTT GGACGTTAA